The following are from one region of the Rhizobium sullae genome:
- a CDS encoding VOC family protein yields MRFINPIPFVRDINRSKEFYNKLLGLKIIEDAGNFVLFESGFAIHEGRSLEQTVWRQTRDAAESYGRRNWILYFEHGDVDAAFEKIAPHVELIHPVEKQAWGQRVFRFYDPDGHAIEIGEPQS; encoded by the coding sequence ATGCGTTTCATCAATCCTATTCCTTTCGTTCGCGACATAAATCGCTCGAAGGAATTCTACAACAAGCTGCTCGGTCTAAAAATTATAGAGGACGCCGGGAATTTTGTCCTTTTCGAGTCCGGCTTTGCGATCCATGAGGGACGATCGCTTGAACAAACGGTCTGGCGCCAAACGCGTGACGCCGCCGAATCCTATGGGCGAAGAAACTGGATTTTGTATTTCGAACACGGCGATGTTGATGCCGCCTTTGAAAAGATCGCGCCGCATGTGGAACTGATCCACCCCGTAGAAAAACAAGCGTGGGGCCAGCGGGTCTTCCGTTTTTACGATCCGGATGGGCACGCAATAGAAATTGGCGAACCACAGAGCTGA
- a CDS encoding AraC family transcriptional regulator, with protein MTLPFHPYQEIASIAARHTSGEGEFTTAIGNLFLSRRSQPAGPFHSAYRPCVAMVLQGAKSVRLGTETLNYGTGDYLLTSLDLPVSWRVTEAHPEAPHLCFAMAIDAERVAALLHRVDIPRPEANTGGLRGMVVNAAPPELLDAAVRLVRLLDRPNDIAAMAPLIEQEILYRVLTGPDGPRLLSIVLSESQSNRIARAVAWLRENYARPLRIETLADHVGMSVSSFHHHFKSVTALTPVQFQKQLRLHEARRLMMVERLDAGMAGHRVGYQSPSQFSREYSRLYGISPARDVDAELLATAAE; from the coding sequence ATGACACTGCCCTTCCACCCTTATCAGGAAATCGCTTCCATCGCGGCGCGCCATACGTCCGGGGAGGGCGAGTTCACGACGGCAATCGGCAACCTGTTCCTGAGCCGCCGTTCCCAGCCCGCGGGGCCTTTCCACTCGGCCTACCGCCCCTGCGTCGCTATGGTGCTGCAGGGCGCAAAGAGCGTCAGGCTTGGGACGGAAACGCTGAACTACGGCACCGGTGACTACCTCCTGACGTCACTTGACCTTCCGGTGTCGTGGCGTGTGACGGAAGCACACCCGGAGGCGCCCCATCTATGCTTTGCAATGGCGATCGATGCCGAGCGGGTTGCTGCGCTTCTGCACCGTGTCGACATCCCGCGCCCGGAGGCGAATACCGGCGGGCTGCGCGGCATGGTCGTCAACGCTGCGCCGCCGGAATTGCTGGATGCCGCCGTGCGGCTGGTGCGCCTGCTTGACCGTCCAAACGATATCGCCGCCATGGCGCCCCTGATCGAGCAGGAGATTCTCTATCGCGTTCTGACGGGGCCGGACGGCCCGCGCCTCCTGAGCATTGTGCTATCAGAAAGCCAGAGCAACAGGATTGCCCGCGCGGTTGCGTGGCTCAGGGAAAACTATGCGCGACCCCTGAGGATCGAAACGCTCGCCGATCATGTCGGCATGAGTGTCTCTTCGTTCCATCATCATTTCAAATCCGTCACAGCACTGACGCCGGTGCAGTTCCAAAAACAGCTCCGCCTGCACGAGGCGCGTCGCCTGATGATGGTCGAGCGGCTGGATGCCGGAATGGCCGGGCATCGCGTCGGATATCAGAGCCCGTCGCAATTCAGCCGGGAATACAGCCGTCTTTACGGGATCTCGCCTGCGCGCGACGTCGATGCAGAACTCTTGGCGACCGCTGCCGAATAA
- a CDS encoding NAD(P)-dependent alcohol dehydrogenase, translated as MAIAKGYAATDASKPLTPLTFERREPNDDDVVISVQYCGVCHSDIHQARNEWGNSRYPMVPGHEVAGVVSAVGSKVTKFKVGDRVGVGCFVNSCIGCATRDLDYEHFLPGLTQTYNDVEADGETPTYGGYSDSIVVKEGYVLSFPDNIPLDSGAPLLCAGITLYSPLRHWKAGPGKKVAIVGMGGLGHMGVKLGAAMGADITVLSQTLSKKEDGLRLGAKEYYATSDAETFTKLAGTFDLIINTVGTAIDWNAYLNLLKFDGSMVLVGVPEHAVPVHAFSIIAGRKSLSGSMIGSIKETQEMLDFCGEHNIVSEIEKIAIQDINEAYERVIKSDVRYRFVIDIASLAA; from the coding sequence ATGGCTATTGCAAAAGGCTATGCCGCGACCGATGCGTCGAAACCGCTGACGCCCCTCACCTTCGAGCGCCGCGAGCCGAATGACGACGATGTCGTTATCTCGGTTCAGTATTGCGGCGTCTGCCATTCGGATATCCACCAAGCCCGCAACGAATGGGGCAATTCGCGTTACCCGATGGTCCCGGGCCATGAAGTTGCCGGCGTGGTGTCCGCTGTCGGCTCAAAGGTCACGAAGTTCAAGGTCGGCGATCGCGTCGGCGTTGGCTGCTTCGTCAATTCCTGCATCGGCTGCGCTACACGCGACCTCGACTACGAACATTTCCTGCCAGGTCTCACCCAGACCTACAACGACGTTGAAGCAGACGGCGAAACGCCAACCTATGGCGGTTATTCCGACTCGATCGTCGTCAAGGAAGGCTATGTCCTCTCCTTCCCGGACAACATCCCGCTCGACTCGGGCGCGCCGCTGCTTTGCGCCGGCATCACGCTCTATTCGCCGCTGCGTCACTGGAAGGCCGGTCCCGGCAAGAAGGTCGCAATCGTCGGCATGGGTGGGCTCGGCCACATGGGCGTCAAGCTCGGCGCCGCCATGGGTGCCGATATCACCGTGCTCAGCCAGACGTTGTCAAAGAAGGAAGACGGCCTGCGGCTCGGCGCCAAGGAATATTACGCCACGAGCGATGCCGAGACCTTCACCAAGCTCGCCGGCACCTTCGACCTGATCATCAACACGGTCGGCACGGCGATTGACTGGAACGCCTACCTCAACCTTCTGAAGTTCGATGGCTCCATGGTGCTTGTCGGCGTTCCGGAACATGCCGTTCCTGTCCATGCCTTCTCCATCATCGCCGGCCGCAAGAGCCTTTCCGGCTCGATGATCGGCTCGATCAAGGAAACGCAGGAAATGCTCGACTTCTGCGGTGAGCACAACATCGTCTCCGAAATCGAGAAGATCGCGATCCAGGACATCAACGAAGCTTACGAACGTGTCATCAAAAGCGATGTGCGCTATCGCTTCGTCATCGACATCGCCTCGCTGGCGGCCTGA